Proteins from a genomic interval of Magnetovibrio sp. PR-2:
- a CDS encoding ATP-binding protein — translation MQKTWGFYGRNSELEEIETIISSGRWFFCAISGRRRIGKTTLIQQALRRRQNQHYFYFQVPDSDERGVVQAFWEAAEDIFDDHEGMRAVLTNRVRSFQDMAEAIDGLCAVGFIIIIDEFQYFHRKALSPFASFLQSRVDEMRNTNKGGLFVLGSIHTEMTAILEDQASPLFNRVTHRLHLDHWDFETFFEMCEAQDVQTPEHWLFLWSLFEGVPKFYRDAFDQGVLADQNEYRQTTLRKLFFEGASPLRDEATNWFLRELRGRYDSVLKMLANKGPCTRGTLEDEYDRDGVGGEKQLGAYLTTLIDRYQMVEKLQPIFASNKSRKARYVITDNFLSAWLRALGRNVQMARVQPVAKPLARADEMLMVHEGYAFEKMIRILHEESSRKGVGDFALTDFVYGYWNKADGSDVVIDIVTCNEDDKILRLGSCKRNQDSHDGKSLEKFQLHISRFLKSKEGRRFDGWSVEHALFSPRFDEQTKSHLQEQGYICRDLNDYKETLYPKQGPNNE, via the coding sequence ATGCAAAAAACTTGGGGTTTTTATGGTCGCAATAGCGAACTGGAAGAGATTGAAACCATTATCTCATCCGGACGTTGGTTCTTTTGTGCCATATCAGGACGGCGGCGCATTGGCAAGACGACGCTGATTCAGCAGGCGCTACGGAGACGCCAGAATCAGCACTATTTCTATTTCCAAGTGCCCGATAGCGACGAGCGTGGCGTGGTGCAAGCGTTTTGGGAAGCTGCCGAAGATATTTTTGATGATCATGAAGGCATGCGTGCGGTTTTGACCAATCGTGTCCGAAGCTTTCAAGACATGGCCGAAGCCATTGATGGCTTATGCGCAGTCGGTTTCATCATCATCATCGATGAATTCCAATATTTTCATCGCAAAGCCCTATCTCCCTTTGCATCCTTCTTACAATCTCGTGTCGATGAAATGCGAAACACTAACAAGGGTGGGCTGTTCGTCCTTGGCTCCATCCACACAGAAATGACGGCCATTTTAGAAGACCAAGCATCACCGTTGTTCAACCGTGTGACACACCGTTTGCATCTAGATCACTGGGATTTCGAGACGTTTTTTGAAATGTGTGAAGCCCAAGATGTCCAAACGCCGGAACACTGGCTGTTCTTGTGGTCCTTGTTCGAAGGTGTGCCGAAGTTCTACCGCGACGCCTTTGACCAAGGGGTCTTGGCCGATCAAAACGAATATCGCCAAACGACGTTACGCAAATTGTTCTTTGAAGGCGCAAGTCCGCTTCGCGACGAAGCCACCAACTGGTTTTTGCGCGAACTTCGAGGACGATACGACAGTGTTCTCAAAATGCTCGCCAACAAGGGGCCGTGCACGCGCGGCACATTGGAAGATGAGTACGACCGCGATGGTGTCGGTGGAGAAAAACAGTTAGGTGCGTATCTCACCACCCTAATCGACCGCTACCAAATGGTCGAAAAGCTCCAGCCCATCTTTGCGTCGAACAAATCACGCAAAGCCCGCTACGTGATCACGGACAATTTCTTATCCGCTTGGCTGCGTGCATTGGGGCGCAATGTGCAGATGGCACGGGTTCAGCCTGTTGCGAAGCCGTTAGCCCGAGCGGACGAAATGCTAATGGTCCATGAGGGCTATGCGTTTGAAAAAATGATCCGCATCCTCCACGAAGAAAGCTCGCGCAAAGGCGTCGGCGACTTCGCCTTGACCGACTTCGTATATGGCTACTGGAACAAGGCCGATGGCTCCGACGTGGTAATCGACATTGTCACGTGCAACGAAGACGACAAAATTCTCCGCTTGGGCTCGTGCAAGCGTAACCAAGACAGCCATGACGGCAAATCTTTGGAAAAATTCCAGTTGCACATCTCGCGCTTTCTCAAAAGCAAAGAAGGCCGCCGCTTTGACGGTTGGAGCGTCGAGCATGCGCTTTTCTCTCCGCGCTTTGACGAGCAAACAAAATCACATCTGCAGGAGCAAGGCTACATTTGCCGCGACCTGAACGACTACAAAGAAACTCTCTATCCAAAACAGGGACCAAACAATGAGTAA